The nucleotide window GACGGCTGCCGGGCGAGAAGGCCTCCGGGTAGTACGCGATATTGCCCTCGGGGCCGTCGTCGAGGACGAACAGCGCGGTGTCCAGGTGGTAGAAGAGCGGGTCGACCAGCTGGAGGCTGATGACCGGGACGCCGAAGAACTCCTGCACCTGGCGATGCGCCTCCCGGGTGGTGCGGAAGCCGGTGCCGGCGAGGACGTAACGCCTGGTGGGCACCAGGTCGCCCTCCCCCTCGCACACCGACTCGGACCGGAACACGTCGTATCCGGCGGTCGCGAACCACTTCTCGTACGCGGTGGACTCGGGGCGCCGCTCGGGCGCGTGGAACAGCGAGCCGAAGACACGGCCGCCGAGGACGAGCGCGCAGTTGGCGGCGAACACCATGTCGGGCAGCTCGGCCACCGGTTCCACGGTCTCCACGCTGTGGCCGTGGGTCCGGTAGGCGCGGATCAGCTCCTGCCACTGATCCTGGGCGAGGTCGACGTCCACGGGGGTGTCCGGGTGCATCCAGGGATTGATGGCGTACTGCACGGCGAAGTGTCTGGGTTCGCAGACGAGAAAGCGCCGAAGGCGCGGCACACGGTTCTCAGGCACAGAGGGTCTCTCCGCTTCCTGCGGTGTCGGCTGGGGATGACACAACGGTAGGAATCGGAGACGGCGCACGACAAGAAACGAACGTTGCGTGTTCGCGCAGTAATGCTGCGTATCGATCTCCCACGGCGCACGATTGATGCGCCCTCGTCGGCGCATCGACGATGTGTCCTGGTCAGCGCACGGAAGACGCGTCCTGGGTCGCGCCGGCCTCCGGCGCCTCGGGCAGCAGATGGGACAGCACCATGTAACTGATCGTCTTGCGGATGAACGGCTCGGTGCGGATCCGCTCCAGGATCTCCTCGAAGTGCTCCACATCGACCGCCCGCACATGCAGCAGCGCGTCCGCGCCGCCGGTCACCGTCATCGCGGCAGTGATCTCCGGATGGTTGCGCACGACCTCCGCGAGGCGTCGGGGCGGGGCCGCGCCCTCGCAGTACACCTCGACGTACGCCTCCGTGCGCCAGCCGAGCGCCGCGGGCTTCACCGTGGCCGTGAAGCCGGTGATCACCTCGGTCTCGCGCAGCCGGTCCACCCGCCGCTTGACCGCGGTGGCCGACAGCCCGATGGCCGAGCCGATCTCTGCGAAGCTGGTCCTCGCGTTCGCCATCAACGCCGTGATGATCTTGCGATCGAGCTCGTCGAACGCGGCCGACTTGCTGTTCATGCGGGCACTGTATCCAGCGGAGACCCTCCTGGGGCGGCGTCCGGCGCGCGGGCGTGTGCACGCGTACGAATTACTCCTACACTCCACGTTCATGCTGCGCGCGCTCGCCGTCGATGACGAGAAACCCTCCCTCGAGGAACTGCTCTACCTGCTGAACGCGGATCCGCGCGTCGGCAGCGCCGAGGGCGCGAGCGACGCCACCGAGGCACTGCGCAGGATCAACCGCGCCCTGGCCTCCGGCCCCGACGGACCCGACGCGATCGACGTCGTCTTCCTCGACATCCACATGCCCGGCCTCGACGGCCTCGACCTCGCCCGGCTCCTCACCGGCTTCGCCCGGCCCCCGCTCGTCGTCTTCGTCACCGCCCACGAGGGCTTCGCCGTACAGGCCTTCGACCTCAAGGCCGTCGACTACGTCCTCAAACCCGTCCGCCGCGAACGTCTCGCCGAGGCGATACGCCGGGCCGCCCAACTCCGGGACGCCGCCCCGCCGATACCCGTGCACGAACCCGACCCCGACCACATACCCGTCGAACTCGGCGGCGTGACCCGCTTCGTCGCCGTCGACGACATCACCCACGTAGAGGCCCAGGGCGACTACGCCCGCCTGCACACCCCGCAGGGCAGCCACCTCGTCCGCATCCCCCTCTCCACCCTCGAAGAACGCTGGCGCGCACGCGGCTTCGTCCGCATCCACCGCCGTCATCTCGTCGCCCTGCGCCACGTCGGCGAACTCCGCCTCGACGCGGGCACGGTCAGCGTTCTCGTCGGCACGGTCGAACTCCAGGTCAGCCGTCGGCACGCCCGCGAACTACGCGATCTGTTCATGCGCCGGACCACGGGCTGAGCGGGACCACGAGCTGAGGAGACGGCCATGCCCCACGACCCCACCGAACGCCGCGTCGTCGTCACCGGCGTGCCCCGGCGCACCCGCCGGACCCGCCGCACCCCCGGCCACCACCGCCCCCGCACCGAGATCGACGAACAGACCACCCTGGGCCACACCTATGTCCGCTCCCTCATGCGCAGCCAACTCCGCGCCGCCCTCGCCGTGTTCGCGGTCCTCGCCCTGCTCGTCGGCCCACTGCCGCTGGTCTTCGCCGCGATGCCCGACGGCGCGGGCTGGGAGTGGGCCGTCCTCGGCTTCGCCGTCTACCCGCCGCTGGTCCTGCTCGCCCGCTGGTACGTACGGCGGGCCGAACGCAACGAACAGGACCTCGTACGGCTCGTCGAGGACCGCTAGGCGACGCTCAGGGTGGACTTGGTGGACTTGGTGGACTTGGTGAACGACAACTACGCGGTGCCCGCCGTGGCCCTCGTCGTCGTCGCGACCGTTCTCGTCGGCGCCTTCGGCCTGCGCATCTCCCGCACCACCTCCGACTTCTACGTCGCTTCCCGCACCGTCGGCCCCCGCCTCAACGCGGCCGCGATCAGCGGCGAGTACCTCTCCGCCGCCTCCTTCCTCGGCATCGCCGGGCTCGTCCTGGTCCAGGGCCCCGACATGCTCTGGTACCCGGTCGGCTACACCGCCGGCTATCTCGTCCTCGTCCTGTTCGTCGCCGCCCCGCTGCGCCGCTCGGGGGCGTACACCCTGCCGGACTTCGCCGAGGCCCGCCTCGCTTCCCAGGCCGTACGACGCCTCGCGGGCGCCTTCGTCGTGGGCGTCGGCTGGCTGTACCTGCTGCCCCAACTCCAGGGTGCCGGGCTGACGTTGGCGGTCCTCACCGACGCGCCCCAGTGGCTCGGCGGCGTCATCGTCTCCGTCGTCGTCTCCGCCACGGTCGCCGCGGGCGGCATGCGTAGCATCACCTTCGTCCAGGCCTTCCAGTACTGGCTCAAGCTCACCGCCCTGCTCGTGCCCGCTCTCTTCCTCGTCCTCGCCTGGCAGGGCGACGGCGCCCCACGCCACGCCTTCGACGAACCGGCGGCCTTCCGCGAACAGCGCGTGGTCCGCGTCGACGCGAGCCTCGACCTGAAGCTCGCGAGCCCCCTGACCGTCACCGCCACCGGCACGATCGACGGCCGTAGCTACGACGGCCGCCGCGTCGACCTGTCCACCGGCACCCACCGCATCGACCGGGGCACCCGCCTGACCTTCGCCAAGGGCGACCCGGTCCCCGTCGCCGACCGCGGCACCAACGGCGGCATGTCCACCTCGCTCGCCGCGGGCCGCGAGGAACGCCCGCTCTACGCCACGTACGGACTGATCCTCGCCACCTTCCTCGGCACCATGGGCCTGCCCCACGTCGTCGTCCGCTTCTACACCAGCCCGCACGGCGTCGCCGCCCGCCGCACCACCGTCGTCGTCCTCGCCCTGATCGGCGTCTTCTACCTCCTCCCACCCCTCTACGGCGCACTCGGCAGGCTCTACGCCCCCGACCTCACCCTCACCGGCGACGCCGACGCGGCCGTACTCCTCCTGCCCGACCGCATGATCGGCGGCCTCGGCGGCGACCTGCTCGGCGCGCTCGTCGCGGGCGGCGCCTTCGCCGCGTTCCTGTCCACCACGTCCGGTCTGACCATGGCGGTGGCCGGCGTCCTCACCCAGGACGTCCTGCCCGCACGCGGCGTACGCCACTTCCGGATCGCCGTGCTGCTCGCCCTCGCCGTACCGCTCGGGGCCAGCGTCCTCGTGGGCGGGCTGCCGGTCGCCGACGCGGTCGGGCTCGCCTTCGCCGTGTCGGCCTCCTCCTTCTGCCCGCTGCTCGTCCTCGGCATCTGGTGGCGGCGCCTGACCCCGCCGGGCGCCGCCGCGGGCATGCTCGTCGGCGGCGGCTCGGCGCTCCTCGCGGTCGCGGCGACCATGGCCGGATACCCCGGCACCGGCACCTTCCACGCCCTGCTCGCCTGGCCCGCCCTCTGGTCCGTACCGCTCGGCTTCCTCACGATGGTCCTGGTGTCGCTGGCCACCCCCGGCAGGGTGCCGGCCGAGACCCCGGCGATCCTGGCCCGCTTCCATCTGCCGGAGGAACTGCTCGGCGGCCAGACCTCGGCCGCGACGAAGGAGATCGAGGTGTGGCGGCGGTGAGCACACACAAGTGGTGGGTGAGCGATGAGCGGTGAGACGGTCGGCTTCCTCGCCGGGCTGTGCGTGGCCGTACTACCCGTGCTCGCGGCCGGCTTCTGGCTCGGCCGCCGTACCGCACGCCCGCGCAGCAGCCTCGGCGGGCTCGGCACGCCCGTGGAACACGCCACCTTCCAGACCCTGCACACCGCGACGCTCGCCGCGCCCCCGCTGCGCGCCGGTCTCACCGAGGAGACGGCCCGCAAGTCCGCGAAACGGCTGCGCACCCTGCTCGGCACGGACGCGCTCTGCCTCACCGACCACCACACGGTCCTCGCCTGGGAGGGGGTGGGGGAGCACCACCGCGCCGAGATCATGGAACGGCTCGCGGGCCCCCTGGACACCGGCCGGGGGGAGGCCTTCCGCCTCACCTGCGACGAACTCGACTGCCCCGTGCGCTGGGCCGTCGTCGCCCCCCTCACCGTCGACGACCGCGTCCACGGCGCGCTCGTCGCCTGCGCGCCCCGCGAGTCGGCCGTCCTGGTCCGGGCCGCCGGAGAGGTGGCCCGCTGGGTCTCCGTACAACTGGAACTGGCCGACCTGGACCAGTCCCGCACCCGCCTGATAGAGGCGGAGATCAAAGCG belongs to Streptomyces graminofaciens and includes:
- the ddaH gene encoding dimethylargininase, yielding MPENRVPRLRRFLVCEPRHFAVQYAINPWMHPDTPVDVDLAQDQWQELIRAYRTHGHSVETVEPVAELPDMVFAANCALVLGGRVFGSLFHAPERRPESTAYEKWFATAGYDVFRSESVCEGEGDLVPTRRYVLAGTGFRTTREAHRQVQEFFGVPVISLQLVDPLFYHLDTALFVLDDGPEGNIAYYPEAFSPGSRQVLARLYPDAVIATREDAMTFGLNSVSDGRHVFIAPRAKELADQLARQGYEPVPVDLSEFQKAGGGIKCCTQEIRP
- a CDS encoding Lrp/AsnC family transcriptional regulator, whose amino-acid sequence is MNSKSAAFDELDRKIITALMANARTSFAEIGSAIGLSATAVKRRVDRLRETEVITGFTATVKPAALGWRTEAYVEVYCEGAAPPRRLAEVVRNHPEITAAMTVTGGADALLHVRAVDVEHFEEILERIRTEPFIRKTISYMVLSHLLPEAPEAGATQDASSVR
- a CDS encoding LytR/AlgR family response regulator transcription factor gives rise to the protein MLRALAVDDEKPSLEELLYLLNADPRVGSAEGASDATEALRRINRALASGPDGPDAIDVVFLDIHMPGLDGLDLARLLTGFARPPLVVFVTAHEGFAVQAFDLKAVDYVLKPVRRERLAEAIRRAAQLRDAAPPIPVHEPDPDHIPVELGGVTRFVAVDDITHVEAQGDYARLHTPQGSHLVRIPLSTLEERWRARGFVRIHRRHLVALRHVGELRLDAGTVSVLVGTVELQVSRRHARELRDLFMRRTTG
- a CDS encoding cation acetate symporter is translated as MNDNYAVPAVALVVVATVLVGAFGLRISRTTSDFYVASRTVGPRLNAAAISGEYLSAASFLGIAGLVLVQGPDMLWYPVGYTAGYLVLVLFVAAPLRRSGAYTLPDFAEARLASQAVRRLAGAFVVGVGWLYLLPQLQGAGLTLAVLTDAPQWLGGVIVSVVVSATVAAGGMRSITFVQAFQYWLKLTALLVPALFLVLAWQGDGAPRHAFDEPAAFREQRVVRVDASLDLKLASPLTVTATGTIDGRSYDGRRVDLSTGTHRIDRGTRLTFAKGDPVPVADRGTNGGMSTSLAAGREERPLYATYGLILATFLGTMGLPHVVVRFYTSPHGVAARRTTVVVLALIGVFYLLPPLYGALGRLYAPDLTLTGDADAAVLLLPDRMIGGLGGDLLGALVAGGAFAAFLSTTSGLTMAVAGVLTQDVLPARGVRHFRIAVLLALAVPLGASVLVGGLPVADAVGLAFAVSASSFCPLLVLGIWWRRLTPPGAAAGMLVGGGSALLAVAATMAGYPGTGTFHALLAWPALWSVPLGFLTMVLVSLATPGRVPAETPAILARFHLPEELLGGQTSAATKEIEVWRR